GAGAACAGCGAATACACTCCCGAGACGAGGGCGATTGCCGCGCCGTACTGTCGTGTCGCATCGGTCGTGTTCATCGTATCCATTATCAGACTCCAAGCATCATTCGGAGTGACCCGCGAACGCCCATCGGCAGCCCGATTGCCCCGATGAAGAACGTCATGAGCCACCACCAGGTCCGGTTCATTTCAGGCTTCGCGTCCGCGAGGTACCACACGATACCACCGGTGACGAGGAATTTGAGAACGAACGTCGATCCAGGAAACCCGGTCGCTTGATAGATGAGGTTGGTCAGAAACATCTTCGGCGAATACCCGAGGAAGGTAACGCCAATGAGGTTTTGTGCTGCGTCCCACAGTTGGCCGAAGACGGCGAGCAGGAGCATCGGGTGACGGAGGTGGGCGACATCAACGAATCTCACGCCCCAGTAGTACAAAGCGGTCACACCGAGCGCAATCCCCGTCGTCGCAACCGGGACCCAGAGTCGAAGCGGAGCGGCTGTTGTCGCCCCGTACAGGAATGCCCAGCCGACAGCGCCTACCGCCCAGATTGCTCCGACTACACCGACGGTCCCCGGAATCGAAAGGAATCCCCGGTTACGAGCCAATGCCCCGACGCCGAGCGCAAGGATCGTAATGGCGGTGACGACGAGATAAATCGTAGGCGTGATGAACAAGACAGCATAGTCGCCGAGCAGCCCGATGTCCTCCAACGCTCGCATCGCTCCACCGGCGATAATTATCGGTGCGAATCCGTAGGCCAGTCGAGCGTCGAATGTGACGTTCAGGTACCGTAGATATGCACGCAATCCCGGGAAACTATACCCGACTGCGGCGAGATACGTCGCTGTGTTCACAACATTGTAGCCGGTAACTGCGCGAACGCCGTCGTGGACTACGGGACGGCCAGCAGCATCTGCGACGACCGGTCCCCAGAGATATTGCCAAATAAAGCGGTCGTAGACGAGAGCCGGAAACACGAGCATGGAGATCGCACCAAGGACAATTGGAGCCAGAAGATAAAGCAACCACCATTCCTTGCTTCCTGTCTCAGGGAGAGCTTCTACTGTCTGCTTTGAGAGATAAGAACTCATTTCGAACGTCTATACGCTATCTTTGCCTCACCGACTAAAGTGTCTGGGTACTATTCCGCTGGAGTATTAACTCCCGCTCGCTCACAAAACACTTGTTGTGACGAGGGGTTGTCCAATGTGTCTGGTATAACCCAGGTATCCAGTCTTTCTGGTCTGTCACCCAGAGCTTCATCGTTTCTCTATGTGTGGGACACGGGACTACGCCCTCGTACTATCGAATCTCCGGCCCGTACTCTTAACCTAGTTAATGCAGAACACGTAGATGGGTGATTTTGCTTGGGAACTACTCAGAGCCACAATAGCGGACACGGTCATGGTAATGGCGAACGGAGCATCCGGAAACTGGCTGGCGTCGCCCTGATCAATATTGTCGGCTTCGTGATCGAACTCGCTGGTGGTCTCCTCTTTGGTTCCGTGGCACTGATCGGCGACGCCTTCCATATGCTGTTCGACGCGCTTGCGTACGTTCTTGCCTTCGGTGCCGCCTACGTCTCGCGACGTGCTGAACCGGGTGAATACTGGTCGTACGGACTGGACCGGGTTGAGCCGTTTACTGCGTTTCTGAACGGCATCCTCCTCGTCCCGATGGTCGGTTACCTCGTCTGGGAGTCCTATCAGCGATTCCTCAACCCAATCGAGATCGATCCGTTGATGACCGCGGGACTCGCCACAGGCGGACTGCTCGTGAATTTTGCATCTGTGTACTACTTACAGGGCGGCGAAATGAACCTCAACGAGAAGGGTGCGTACTATCATCTCATCGGGGATACCGGCGCGTCTGTCGCCGTCATCGTTTCGATGCTCGTCGTTGAGTTCACGGGATCGACACTCGCTGATCCGACCACTGCGGTGTTGATCGCGGTCATCATTATCTGGTCGGCCGTGAAACTGCTC
This genomic window from Halogeometricum sp. S3BR5-2 contains:
- a CDS encoding DUF63 family protein — translated: MSSYLSKQTVEALPETGSKEWWLLYLLAPIVLGAISMLVFPALVYDRFIWQYLWGPVVADAAGRPVVHDGVRAVTGYNVVNTATYLAAVGYSFPGLRAYLRYLNVTFDARLAYGFAPIIIAGGAMRALEDIGLLGDYAVLFITPTIYLVVTAITILALGVGALARNRGFLSIPGTVGVVGAIWAVGAVGWAFLYGATTAAPLRLWVPVATTGIALGVTALYYWGVRFVDVAHLRHPMLLLAVFGQLWDAAQNLIGVTFLGYSPKMFLTNLIYQATGFPGSTFVLKFLVTGGIVWYLADAKPEMNRTWWWLMTFFIGAIGLPMGVRGSLRMMLGV
- a CDS encoding cation diffusion facilitator family transporter → MGTTQSHNSGHGHGNGERSIRKLAGVALINIVGFVIELAGGLLFGSVALIGDAFHMLFDALAYVLAFGAAYVSRRAEPGEYWSYGLDRVEPFTAFLNGILLVPMVGYLVWESYQRFLNPIEIDPLMTAGLATGGLLVNFASVYYLQGGEMNLNEKGAYYHLIGDTGASVAVIVSMLVVEFTGSTLADPTTAVLIAVIIIWSAVKLLRESGEIFFQRSPVSVDEIENRLREVDGVVSIADVHVWQLSSTIRVASMHLQDNVQSLEERENLKKRVVDVLHEEFGVDHATVDMSAETSELSQVPEHS